Proteins from one Chroococcidiopsis sp. CCMEE 29 genomic window:
- a CDS encoding VOC family protein — translation MKLNPYLMFNGQCEAAFKFYEQCLGGKITTMMPYGESPEPLMTDQLTPEWRNKIMHVSLTIGDQELMGSDSPPEYDEEAKGFSVSISLNDPIEGERIFNTLAENGTVRMPFQQTFWAYRFGMLVDRFGIPWMINCDQVAE, via the coding sequence ATGAAATTGAACCCCTACCTGATGTTCAACGGACAATGTGAGGCAGCGTTTAAGTTCTATGAACAGTGTCTGGGTGGCAAAATCACAACGATGATGCCTTACGGAGAATCACCAGAGCCATTAATGACAGATCAGTTGACACCTGAATGGCGCAATAAAATCATGCATGTCAGCCTGACGATAGGAGACCAGGAATTGATGGGTTCTGACAGTCCACCTGAATACGATGAAGAAGCAAAAGGTTTTTCTGTATCGATTAGCCTGAACGATCCGATAGAAGGGGAGCGCATCTTTAACACATTGGCAGAAAATGGAACGGTGCGAATGCCTTTCCAACAGACCTTTTGGGCTTACCGGTTCGGGATGCTGGTTGATCGATTTGGTATCCCGTGGATGATTAATTGCGATCAAGTTGCCGAATGA